The Saliniramus fredricksonii genome segment GCGTGATCGCCGCCGGCCTGCCGATGCGTGAAAATCGCATGAACCGATCCGCTCGCCGCGCTTGACAAGGGTGCTTCCCGGCTTGACGTTGCCGGATATCGAGGCTGGCGGACCGTGCGCAACGAAGCGGCGCTGAAGATACGGCTCGCCCGCCCGGCTCCGTCGCGTGGCGCTCAACCTGTGCAAGGTTTCCAAAGTCATGGTCGCAGATGAACCCGCTCGGACCCGGCGTCCCTCGTACGACAGTCCCGCGCCTCGCCCCGCGCGCCGTCCAGCGCGCGCGAAAGCGCTTGCGGAACTGCTCGACCGCTGCATGGCGCCGGCTCTGGCGAAACAGGGATTTGCTTCCGGAGACGTGATCGCGGCATGGCCGGAAATCGTCGGCTCCCATCTGGCTGTCTTCTCCCAGCCGGTGAAGCTGGAATGGCCGCGCCGGCGCGGTCCGCGTGATCCCGAGCGCGCCCCCGATCCCGCCACGCTGGTGGTGCGGGTCGAAGGCGCCTTCGCGCTGGATTTCCAGCAATCCGTGCCCCTCGTGATCGAGCGCCTCAACGCCCATTATGGCTGGGCCTGTATCGGGCGCGTCGTGATTCGCCAGGGCCCGGTGATGCGCCCGCCCGAGCGCGTGGCCGCACCGGTGCCGGCGGATCCGGAGACGGCACAGATGGTCGCCGCCAAAGTCGACGCCATCGACGATCCCGGCCTGCGCGCGGCGCTGGCGCGCTTCGGCGAGGCGGTGATCGCCGGCAAGGGCCCGCGCCATGGCAGGCGGTGAGTGTGCGCGGTACACGAGACTGTGAGCCGCCCGGGACTTGCGCGCCGGGGCGCATTCTTGCCACAAGGCTCGTCAGAATGAATTCCGGTAGATTTGTGCGCGGCCCGCCCGTGCGCACTCAGCGAAAGGAAGTGCAATGATCAATCGGCGTCACGCAATGGGTCTTCTGGTCGGTGCCGGGGCCGCGAGCCTCGCATTCGGCCAGGCAGCGTTTGCCGACAACCATGAAGCGGATGCCGGGGAATGGCGGGAAATGATGGTCGGCAGCCCGGATGCGCCGGTCGAGATCATCGAATACGCTTCGCTGACCTGTCCGCATTGCGCGAATTTCCGCACCAACACCTATCCGCTCCTGCGCGAGCGCTATGTCGATAACGGTCAGGTGCGCATGATCTTTCGTGAATTCCCGCTCGATCAGCTCGCGATCGCCGGGTTCATGCTGGCGCGCTGCGACGAGGAACAGTATTTTCCGATCGTGAACATGCTGTTCGAGACCCAGCGGCAATGGGCTTTCGGCGACCGCCCGCTCGACGAACTCGCCGGAATGATGCGTCAGGTCGGTTTCTCACAGGAAAAATTCGAATCCTGCTTGAATGATCAGGCGATCTATGACGGCATCATGGCTGTCACCAATGAGGGTCGGGAGCAGGGTGTGAATTCAACACCGACCTTCATCGTCGACGGCGAGATACATCGCGGAGCGTTGTCGATTGATCAGTTCGAGGAAATCCTCGCACCCAAACTCGACGGCTGATCCTCTCAGCCGTGATGACGGCGCGCGGCGCGCGTCCGCCCGCGATCCTGCTTTCGGGGGGAGGGTGCGCCGATGCAGTTGACGCGCCTGCGCATCGTCGGTTTCAAGAGCTTCGTCGAGCCGACGGAATTCCTGATCGAGCCCGGGCTGACCGGTGTGATCGGCCCCAATGGCTGCGGCAAGTCCAATCTCGTCGAGGCCCTGCGCTGGGTGATGGGCGAGAGCTCCTATAAAAGCATGCGCGCCTCGGGCATGGACGACGTCATCTTTGGCGGCTCGGGCCATCGCCCGGCGCGCAACACGGCGGAGGTGACGGTCACCGTCGACAATGCCGACCGCACCGCTCCCGCCGCCTTCAACGACGCTGAAATCCTCGAAATCTCGCGCAAGATCACCCGCGAAGCCGGTTCGACCTACCGCATCAACGGGCGTGAGGTGCGTGCGCGCGACGTGCAGCTGCTCTTTGCCGATGCGGCGACCGGGGCACGCTCCGCCGCCATGGTGCGTCAGGGGCAGATCAGCGAGATCATCGCTGCCAAGCCGCAGGCGCGCCGGCGCATTCTGGAGGATGCTGCCGGCATTGCCGGGCTGCATGCACGCCGCCACGAGGCGGAGCTGCGCCTGCGCGCGGCGGAGGAGAACCTCTCCCGCGTCGAGGACGTGCTCGGCCAGATCGACCAGCAGGCCGACAGTCTCAGGCGCCAGAGCCGGCAGGCGACGCGCTACCGCACGCTCTCCGCGGATATCCGCCGGCTCGAAGCCACACTCCAGCTGATCGGTTATCGCGAAGCGCGGGCAGAGGCGGTGGAGGCCGAGAATGCCCTGTCCGCCATCACGGCGGAAGTGGCCACGCGCAGCGCCGGGCAGGCGGAGGCAGCCCGGCTGCAGGCCATCGCCGCCCATGCGCTTCCCGGTCTGCGCGAGAAGGAAGCCGAGGCCGCCGCCGGCCTGCAGCGTCTCGTGCTCGTGCGCACCGCGCTCGAAGCGGAGGAAACCCGCGCCCGCGATCGTGCCCAGGCCCTGGAGCGTCGCCTGGTCGAACTCGGGCGTGACCGTGAGCGCCAGCAGGCGCTGATCACCGATGCGCAGGCCAGCATCGCGCGTTTGCGCGAGGAGGCGGAGGGGCTGGGTACCGACGGCCCGCAGGTGAAGGCTGCGCGCGAGGCGGCGGAGGTGCGTTGTGCAGAGCGTGACGCGGCGCTCGCGCGGGCCGAGGAGGCGTTCAACGCCGCGCAGGCCGCCATGTCCGATCTCAATGCGCGTCGCGCCGGTCTCGAACGCAGTGCCCGCGAGGAGGCCGAACGCGCCGCGCGCTATACCCGCCAGCGGGCCGAGATCGCAGCCCAGCATGCAGCGCTTGCCGATTCGGGTGCGGCCGCCGATCTCGAGACCCTGCGCGCGGCGCATGAGGACGCATCGGAACGTGCCGACGCGGCCGATGCCCGTGCCGCGAGCGCCCGCGAAACGCTGGTTGCCGCACGCGATGCGGAGAGCGCGGCGCGCGGGCCGCTCGCCGAGGCCGAACGCCGGGCGCAAAAGCTCGAAACCGAAGCGGCGACGCTCGCCAGGTTCTTCGCCGCCCCCGAAGGCGATGCGCATGCGCCCATGCTGGACGCGGTCAGTGTCGACAAGGGCTACGAGATCGCGCTGGGCGCCGCGCTCGGCGAAGATCTCCAGGCCGCGCAGGAC includes the following:
- a CDS encoding DUF721 domain-containing protein; translated protein: MVADEPARTRRPSYDSPAPRPARRPARAKALAELLDRCMAPALAKQGFASGDVIAAWPEIVGSHLAVFSQPVKLEWPRRRGPRDPERAPDPATLVVRVEGAFALDFQQSVPLVIERLNAHYGWACIGRVVIRQGPVMRPPERVAAPVPADPETAQMVAAKVDAIDDPGLRAALARFGEAVIAGKGPRHGRR
- a CDS encoding DsbA family protein, with the translated sequence MINRRHAMGLLVGAGAASLAFGQAAFADNHEADAGEWREMMVGSPDAPVEIIEYASLTCPHCANFRTNTYPLLRERYVDNGQVRMIFREFPLDQLAIAGFMLARCDEEQYFPIVNMLFETQRQWAFGDRPLDELAGMMRQVGFSQEKFESCLNDQAIYDGIMAVTNEGREQGVNSTPTFIVDGEIHRGALSIDQFEEILAPKLDG